A window of Falco rusticolus isolate bFalRus1 chromosome 18, bFalRus1.pri, whole genome shotgun sequence genomic DNA:
TGTCAGAAAATTGTTACCTCTGCAAAGGGTGCCTCTGGTCCTGCAGCAATGAAGGGCAGGTATAAAAGGCAGCCCAAGCCCGTGCTGTCTCATCCACTTCTCTTGCCTCCTTCTCCTCGGGAACCAGGTAAGTCTGAagccccttctcctcctctgccaaAGATCTCTGCTCGATGGACACCTTAGCTGATATTGGCTATGTcctgtgctgtggtttggatctTCTTGTCTTGACAGAGGGAAGCGGGTGGAAGGTCTGCTTAGAGAGAGTCTGGGATGTGGCCGAGGGagcttttgctttacaaatTGGGAGAGAGACTCACTGGGGCAGGCTGCTCGTTATAGAGCGATGAAGACTACATGCGTCTCCTGGCCGAGCCTCCAGCTCCCCACTCAGTAGTAGCCTTGTCTCCCCTGTGACAGGGTAACCAGGCTGCTTCTCACTTAGTGTTTTGCTCTATTTCCTCACTGCTTGCCTCCAAGTTGCACTTCCACCCTCAAGACATGTCCTGCTACAGCCAGTGCATGCCCTGCCGGCCCTGCGGCCCGACTCCGCTGGCCAACAGCTGCAACGAGCCCTGTGTCAGGCAGTGCCAGAACTCCACCGTCGTCATCGAGCCCCCTGCTGTGG
This region includes:
- the LOC119158900 gene encoding feather keratin Cos1-1/Cos1-3/Cos2-1-like, which codes for MKGRYKRQPKPVLSHPLLLPPSPREPDMSCYSQCMPCRPCGPTPLANSCNEPCVRQCQNSTVVIEPPAVVVTLPGPILSSFPQNTVVGSSTSAAVGSILSCEGVPINSGGFDLSCITSRYCGRRCPPC